The following coding sequences lie in one Rutidosis leptorrhynchoides isolate AG116_Rl617_1_P2 chromosome 6, CSIRO_AGI_Rlap_v1, whole genome shotgun sequence genomic window:
- the LOC139854075 gene encoding uncharacterized protein — MILEVADWWKKLKKKALLFELDLEKAFDYLSSDYLLSMLYFLGFGESGFHEFSIRRGLRQGDPLSPILFIIENEGLHVAVQDAIDNSLYSGLRLGDVYNKLVISHSFCVDDTLFSGNGPTPMFET, encoded by the exons ATGATCTTGGAGGTTGCTGATTGGtggaaaaaattaaagaaaaaagcGTTACTATTTGAGCTGGATCTTGAAAAAGCATTTGATTACTTGAGCTCGGATTATCTCTTATCCATGCTTTATTTCCTCGGATTTGGTGAAAGTGGATTTCATGAATTCAG TATTCGTCGTGGGCTTCGTCAAGGAGATCCTTTATCGCCTATCCTTTTCATTATCGAAAATGAAGGTTTGCATGTAGCGGTCCAGGATGCTATAGATAATAGTCTTTATTCTGGTCTACGTCTTGGTGATGTGTATAACAAGCTTGTGATTTCTCACAGTTTCTGCGTTGATGACACTCTGTTTTCTGGGAATGGACCGACTCCAATGTTTGAAACTTAA